Sequence from the Nitrospinota bacterium genome:
GAACCTCAAAATGAGTCTGATTAATTATTTTTTCCCGAATGATCTCGGAGATTAAAAACTCTTCGGGACAATCGGTGATCATGCTTTCTGGGAAATATTGCGGCCCTTCCGGCAGATATTTGAGAATCAACGCGGCCAGCAAGTCCAATCCGTCCTTTTTAAGCGCCGAGATGGGAACGATTTCTTTAAAGACGGACATTTCATGCATGCGGTTCATCAACCCCAACAGCTCAAGTTTCGGGAGCAGATCGATCTTGTTGATGATCAAAATTTTCGGTGTCTCCACGCCACGCATGGATTCCAGAACATATTCGTCTTCCGAACTGAAGCCGTTGCTCGCATCGATCAGCAACAGGATCAGATCGACATCCCTGTAGGTGCTGAAGCTGGCTTTCACCATGACCTGGTTCAGCTTGGTCGTGGACTTATGGATTCCCGGCGTATCCACCAGAATGATCTGACCGCCGGGCAGGTGGACAACGCCGGTGATCTTGTTGCGGGTGGTTTGCGGTTTGGCAGACATCGCCGCGATTTTTTGCGTTACCAACTGGTTCAATAAGGTGGATTTGCCGACATTGGGCTTGCCAATGAGGCTGGCGTATCCGGATTTAAATGGAGTTTTATCTTTCAATCGCGTTTCCATAGGTTTCAGGGTGTATCTGAGGACAACATTTCCCGTATAATGACGTGATCTTAAGCAGCGTGGGGTCTTTTATCAAGGTTAGGTCCAATTATCGTTTTATTTTACCATGAACTCTCTAGGCTTATACATCCACATTCCCTACTGCCTGCACAAATGCGGGTATTGTGATTTCAATTCCCATAATATCAACACCGAGGAAATGGAATCCTATGTGGCGGCCCTGCTGAAGGAAATGCGGCACTATGCCCAGGGCCCTGCAGGGAAAAAGGAAATCGTCACCATTTTCTTAGGCGGCGGCACCCCCACTACCCTGCCGATTCACCTGCTGGAGGATATTTTAAAGAAAATTCGCAGTCACTTCAACGTTTCCGCCGATTGCGAGGTCACTTTTGAGGCCAATCCGGCCACCGTTGCCTTAGAACCCCTGCAACGCATGCGGTCTGCCGGTTATAACCGAATCAGTATCGGGGTGCAATCGTTTCATGCGCACGAGCTTGCACTTCTGGACCGGATACACAGCGTCGATGAAATCCATTTGACTGTGGACCGCGCCAAAGAAGCGGGCTTCGACAATTTTTCGCTGGATTTGATGTTCGCCCTGCCCGGCCAGACAATGTCATTGTGGGAAGACAATATATCACAGGCTCTCGACAAAAATCCCCAGCACTTGTCCACTTACAATTTGACCATCGAACCGGAAACGGCCTTTCACAAATTGCACTCCAAGGGGAAACTGGTCATGTTGCCGGACGACTTCCAACTGGAGTTTTATAAAAAAACCATCCAAACGTTAACGGATGCGGGGTATCGGCATTACGAAATATCCAATTTCTGCAAACCGGGAAAAGAATCCCGTCACAACCTGATCTACTGGAATAATGGCGAAACCTTAGGCCTGGGGGCCGGTGCCTCTTCCTTCATCAAAGGCGCTCGTTTTAAAAACTGCAACCTGCCCTCCCGCTACATCCGGGAGATTGAAGGCAATGGAACCGCCGTCGAATTTTCGGAAAATCTCGAACCGCGCCAGGCGATGGGAGAAACCCTCATGCTGGGATTGCGACTGTTAAAAGGGATGGCCATTGCCCCATTTGAAGAACGGTTTCAAACTTCGTTCGAAAAAACCTTTAAAGATGTTGTGCCTCCCCTTCTGGAAAAAAATCTTATTATTATAGATAAAAACCGGATCGCTTTGTCACCCAAGGGGCTTTTCCTCGCGGACTCGGTGATCCTTGAGTTCATGGCTTAGGGATGCCTCGAAAACTCAATCTGAAAAATGAAAGAAGATAAAATCCCTCCTCACCTCAATCCTCTCCTCCAGTGGAGGAGAGGAGGAAACTCCTTCTCCCCTCTGGGGAGCACCCACAGGGTGACAGGCTG
This genomic interval carries:
- the era gene encoding GTPase Era, whose translation is MKDKTPFKSGYASLIGKPNVGKSTLLNQLVTQKIAAMSAKPQTTRNKITGVVHLPGGQIILVDTPGIHKSTTKLNQVMVKASFSTYRDVDLILLLIDASNGFSSEDEYVLESMRGVETPKILIINKIDLLPKLELLGLMNRMHEMSVFKEIVPISALKKDGLDLLAALILKYLPEGPQYFPESMITDCPEEFLISEIIREKIINQTHFEVPYAVAVVVESVRENEKGGLFIEATIYAERASQKKILIGEKGSMLKSVGSLARKEIEKRFAAKVYLNLFVKIKTHWRDDDRYIREFGYFND
- the hemW gene encoding radical SAM family heme chaperone HemW, which gives rise to MNSLGLYIHIPYCLHKCGYCDFNSHNINTEEMESYVAALLKEMRHYAQGPAGKKEIVTIFLGGGTPTTLPIHLLEDILKKIRSHFNVSADCEVTFEANPATVALEPLQRMRSAGYNRISIGVQSFHAHELALLDRIHSVDEIHLTVDRAKEAGFDNFSLDLMFALPGQTMSLWEDNISQALDKNPQHLSTYNLTIEPETAFHKLHSKGKLVMLPDDFQLEFYKKTIQTLTDAGYRHYEISNFCKPGKESRHNLIYWNNGETLGLGAGASSFIKGARFKNCNLPSRYIREIEGNGTAVEFSENLEPRQAMGETLMLGLRLLKGMAIAPFEERFQTSFEKTFKDVVPPLLEKNLIIIDKNRIALSPKGLFLADSVILEFMA